In Quercus lobata isolate SW786 chromosome 12, ValleyOak3.0 Primary Assembly, whole genome shotgun sequence, a genomic segment contains:
- the LOC115971283 gene encoding conserved oligomeric Golgi complex subunit 6 has product MGSSTVGLAPGLSRKLKKVLECRTDSPDLLSSLNTLSSFYTENTPQSRRNLRYTIETRALDINREFLRASDPAQRALDRVEEQVNALSDCCDRIAKALDSCSAKTGDIISTTERLKQELEITTQRQEIVSCFLRDYQLSNDEINALREEDLNENFFKALSHVQEIHANCKLLLRTHHQRAGLELMDMMAVYQEGAYERLCRWLQGECRKLGDTDNPEVSELLKTAVRCLKERPVLFKYCAEEVANMRHNALFRRFISALTRGGPGGLPRPIEVHAHDPLRYVGDMLGWLHQALASERELVLALLDPDAVVDTGPTAKRFSTSLESDSGKTESDLTFVLDRIFEGVCRPFKVRVEQVLQSQPSLIISYKLSNTLEFYSYTISDLLGRETALCNTLWALKDAAQKTSFDILKNRGEKLLRYPPLVAVDLSPPPAVREGVSVLLEIIETHNSVMVPASGKKPDFGPVISALLDPIIQMCEQAAEAHKSKGAGFSSRRSRMNSDPGQISKSSVDALLSSSSSVPSSQNNETPSKIFLINCLSAIQQPLYGHEVAAEYVKNLGAMIDNHMRVLVEKEVEAILRRCGLSQKMLHFHNSLNKEAGNTRAPLAELEDTAPASLSECLKAFFGLVLGSESSMPEFEQMQVPKLRSEACIQVAKSLAEAYELMYKAIMDPANGYPDPKSLARHPPDQIRTILGI; this is encoded by the exons ATGGGGAGCAGCACGGTAGGACTAGCGCCGGGACTGTCAAGAAAGCTGAAGAAGGTATTAGAATGCCGAACGGACTCGCCAGATCTCTTATCTTCCCTCAACACACTGTCATCGTTCTACACCGAAAACACTCCTCAGTCTCGCCGCAACCTCAGGTACACTATCGAGACGCGCGCTCTCGACATCAACCGCGAGTTCCTCCGCGCCTCCGATCCTGCTCAGCGCGCCTTGGATCGCGTGGAAGAGCAGGTCAATGCGCTCTCCGATTGCTGCGATAGGATCGCCAAAGCATTGGACAGTTGCAGTGCCAAAACTGGAGACATCATCAGTACTACCGAGAGATTGAAGCAGGAGCTTGAAATCACAACCCAACGGCAAGAGATTGTTTCGTGTTTTCTTCGCGATTATCAGCTCTCTAACGACGAG ATAAATGCACTGAGGGAGGAAGACCTCAACGAGAATTTTTTCAAGGCACTCTCCCATGTTCAAGAAATTCATGCCAACTGCAAATTACTGCTTAGGACACATCACCAG CGTGCTGGCTTGGAGCTCATGGATATGATGGCTGTGTACCAAGAAGGAGCATATGAGCGCTTGTGCAG GTGGCTTCAGGGGGAGTGTAGGAAATTAGGTGACACTGATAATCCTGAAGTTAGTGAGCTTTTGAAGACAGCAGTTCGCTGCCTCAAGGAACGGCCTGTCCTTTTTAAGTATTGTGCAGAAGAG GTGGCAAATATGAGGCATAATGCATTGTTTAGAAGATTTATAAGTGCTCTTACACGTGGAGGACCTGGTGGATTGCCTCGGCCTATTGAAGTGCATGCTCATGATCCCTTACGATATGTAGGGGACATGCTAGGTTGGCTACATCAG GCCTTAGCATCTGAACGAGAACTTGTTCTTGCGTTACTAGATCCCGATGCTGTGGTAGATACTGGACCAACTGCAAAGAGATTTTCTACGAGCCTGGAGAGTGATTCTGGGAAGACAGAGTCTGACTTGACATTTGTTCTGGATAGAATTTTTGAAGGAGTTTGCCGGCCATTTAAAGTGAGAGTTGAACAAGTTTTACAATCTCAACCTAGTcttataatttcatataaactCAGTAACACGCTGGAGTTCTACAGCTACACT ATTTCAGATTTACTTGGGAGAGAAACAGCTCTCTGTAATACTCTTTGGGCACTGAAGGATGCTGCTCAGAAAACTTCTTTTGATATTCTGAAAAATCGAGGAGAAAAGCTTTTACGGTATCCCCCCCTAGTTGCTGTTGATCTTTCCCCTCCACCAGCAGTAAGAGAAGGGGTCTCCGTGCTTCTTGAAATAATTGAGACCCATAACAGTGTGATGGTTCCAGCTTCAGGGAAGAAGCCTGATTTTGGTCCAGTGATATCTGCTTTACTTGATCCTATTATTCAG ATGTGTGAGCAAGCAGCAGAGGCCCACAAATCCAAAGGTGCTGGTTTCTCATCAAGAAGAAGTAGAATGAATTCTGACCCAGGACAAATAAGTAAATCATCAGTTGATGCTCTCCTGTCAAGCAGCAGTTCTGTTCCATCCTCCCAG AATAATGAAACTCCTTCCAAGATCTTCCTCATCAACTGCTTGAGTGCCATCCAACAACCATTATATGGACATGAGGTTGCAGCTGAATATGTGAAGAACCTGGGAGCAATGATAGATAATCACATGCGTGTCCTTGTGGAAAAGGAAGTTGAGGCCATCCTAAGAAGGTGTGGCTTGTCACAAAAGATGCTTCACTTCCATAACTCACTCAACAAGGAGGCTGGCAATACAAGGGCCCCATTAGCAGAGTTGGAGGACACAGCTCCAGCCTCTCTTTCAGAGTGCTTGAAggctttctttgggcttgttTTGGGAAGTGAGAGTTCTATGCCGGAATTTGAGCAGATGCAGGTTCCAAAGCTGCGTTCAGAAGCTTGTATCCAAGTGGCTAAATCACTGGCTGAAGCTTATGAGCTTATGTACAAGGCAATCATGGATCCTGCAAATGGCTATCCAGACCCCAAGTCATTGGCAAGGCACCCTCCAGATCAGATAAGGACCATTTTAGGAATATGA